CGGCGATGGAAGCCTGACATGCGGAACCTTGAACAGTCTTGACGGAGTCGACACCTGTGGAGCCGTTACCGCCGGGTTCGCAGCTGAATGTGGCTGCCCCGGGACAAGCCCCTGTCGTCTTTGCGATGAAACGGCAACCAATCCAAATCCTGAACGCCTCTTGTTCAACTTTCCACTGGACAGCGTTCCGTACACCTGCGCGGATGCCGAAGCGGATATTAGAGCCTCGGCTGTGCTCAACCCCATTGAGCAAGGCTGTAGTCCAAGCCTTGTGAACTTTGAGACAGGATTCGATGTCGTTGAGTTTTGCTGTTTCAACGGAGACTTCCCAGCAATTGCGAACATTACCAATTGTGATTCAGCTAGCGTCATTACGGCCTTGCCGTTTACGGTCAGCGGTAATACAGGAGATGCCACTGCAGAAGTGAACGCCCAGGCAGAATCATGTGGCCTCCTGAACTACGGAGAACACCAGGGAGAATGGTACACCTATACCGCTAATGCGAACGGCTGTGTAACCGGCCGGACTTCCGGAAACTTAAACTCTATTTTGTTTGTGTACTCTGGAGAATGTAGCGACCTAATGTGCGTCGCgatgaacgacgacgtctttTTATCAGTCTCCGGAAGTGAAGTGACCTTTGATACGGTTGCTGGGACGAGGTACTTCTTTATGGTCACGGGATCTTCCTCCGACGATGTTGACACCTACACTTTTGAGATTTCAGTACGTGCTCGAAAGTCGACTATGCAACATTTGAATTCGCGCCAACGGAAAAAAAGAGAGCCGGCTTGCCTACGTATGCCTCGTGTCTTACCACATTCTTTTCCtctctttttcgtttcaaaagcaaattgCAGGAAACTGTCCGAGCCCAACCGGGGGCAAACTTTGTCCCGTTTGTCCAGACGGTCGTGACCCCGATCATACCGCATTTTACGATGACGGCCTTCTGTGTATTGACGCAGCATCCGAATTCGGAGTTGTCGACAGAGACTCACAAGATTGTGTGCTATTCCAAACAATTGGAGCTTCCATTTGTGGCTGCCCAGTTGTTGCAACAGACACGTGCAAATTGTGTCCGAATGGAGAAGATGTCCCGGCTGTCGCGGCCGACAAGAGCATTCCTGATGCCTTAACAACCTGCTCGCAGCTCAACGATGTCGCAGGTGCCAGCACTTGCGGAAACGTTACGGCTGGTATAGCCAATTTCTGTGAATGTCCAAGCTCCAGTCCTATTTGCAGTTTATGTGGTGCCAGCTCCACCATGTTCAACCCTGACCTTGTTCTGTTGGAAGATGAAAATTACACTTGTGGAAATGCCAACGAAGATACACAGTACTATTACCTTTGGTACCCTCTCGACCCACTGTACTATGACTTTTGGTACCCTCTTGAAACCGAGGGCTGCAACCCTAGTACTGTGGTATCCTTTATTGATAGTGGTATCAACGTGATTGACTACTGTTGCAACGGTGGTCCTTTGACGGGAACCGTCGGTCCTACGGCTACGGATTCCCCGGCGGCTGCACCCACGGCTTCCTCGGACGTCCCGACTACCGATTCCGGCTCCAGCAGTACACCGCAGTCCACCTCATCGTACGTTGCAGTTTCGTTTCGAGGTGGAATTGTCACAGCGTCCTTGTCCttgctttgtttgtttgtctcTTAGAAAACGGGGAGCTCCCTAGGGTCAAGAAGAATCTCTCTACATGTTCATGACGTCTCTAGAGTTTCCTTGTTTGTTAACTTGGATCAGCCATGAGTATTTTTCTTGCTTCAGATACGCACAATTTTAAAAAAGGATACAATATGGCATTGGAGTGTCCTTGCACGCAAACAGTGtaaattgactgtgatctGGCTAATGTAGCCTTAAAAATGGACGGAACAACCTATGTTTACAAACTTATTGTCAGCCACTATGTCCTAGTTCTACAAGTGATCAATGGAGCAAATTTTATTTGTTTTCAGATACCAACAAAGGATGAAATTTGGAAAGGTCGGACGGACAGTGACGTTTGGATGttgcaacatacactgttgttactgccagccagaaatcttgattaggcgggtgtttcggtagggtgttttcacagcgtcactttagattagtaaggatttgaaaaagattttattgcattagaaaagaactatcgttctccgggttaaccaaatgggtttacttatgttgttggacagtgaacccagagtaattacttacaaaatcggatagtgaactcggagtaattacttacatgtcggatagtgaactcagagtaattacttacatgtcggatagtgaactcagagtaattacttaggcggagtttttggatagattatatacatcattgtatgaaagtactactctgggttctccctccccttagaatagacactagtAGCCcattattgttgcagttttctagtttagGCCAAAATTGCCATTTTGGGGTAATTTTGGATTGCCACATATACACAATTACTATGGGATTCCCCTTCACACTAGGGTAACAAGGTGGAGGATTTGAATGGTCTTGGACCAACATTCTAGAGGATACAGATCCTTTTGGTTGTGTAGATCCTACAGTTATATTTAGTTTTTCAGTATTGCTCTCTTCCAGGAGAGTTCCTTCAATGCCATTTACACTGTTGCACTACTTGTCATAACATTTCCACTGATGCTTACAGCAGCAAAGGTATTACCACCAAATGTGATACTGTTCCAGTCATAGCCTTCAATACTGGTTTTGGAGGACCATGTTATTCCATCAGTACTTGTCATGACGCAATTGGCATCACGACTTGATGACACTGCTACAAAAGTGTTTTCGCCATATGACACACCTTGCCAGCTACCTGCAGGGCATGGTCGACTTGTCCATGTAATGCCATCAGGGCTTGTCAAAACACGGGGTGCATACCCCACAGCAACAAACAGTCCATTGGCAAATGTTATATCACGTGATTCCATCTTATCATATGATTCTCCAAGTGTCCAAGTAATGCCATTGTCAATGCTTCTCATAGCCTGGGTACCGTCACCAACTGCAACAAATACTCCATTACCAAATGCAACAGCATACCATTCAGCAGTTGATGCACTCACTTGACTTGTCCAGTCAATGCCATTGGGACTAGTCATGACTCGATCATTGGTTCCACTCCATGCAACCGCAACAAATGTGTTACTACCAAATGCAACATCATACCAGTTGTTCGCTCTGGCACTCACTCGATTTGTCCAGGTTATACCATCAGAGCTAGTCATGACACCATCATTTGTGGTAGCACCCCAGgcaactgcaacaaagatATCATTTCCGAAGGCAATACCCCACCAATTGCTTGTTGATGCACTCAGTTGCTTGGTCCAGACAATACCATCACTACTGATCATGACACGGTCAGCTGTTCCACTTGTAGAGACAGCTACA
The Phaeodactylum tricornutum CCAP 1055/1 PHATR_bd_25x34 genomic scaffold, whole genome shotgun sequence genome window above contains:
- a CDS encoding predicted protein codes for the protein MIILRSVVALLAFGMTAGQAPTCDVADAVPSLPFRVLEDTQLVSPTAQAGADVCGIVPAGNVQGHWFSYTAQEDGCLDAEVIGLSASDAMTPPLDPILSVYTGTCSALMCTAMTDDISLQNLNSLVELQATAGTTYYFLVTGFVGESAGPFSFTIAPSTSTQCENPSANQICPVCPNGGEPAAGALFDGETLCSDAAVAGAILNDGGESCAILQIAGTTICGCPTSQESCPLCPGGEDVANPDLVVFGDGSLTCGTLNSLDGVDTCGAVTAGFAAECGCPGTSPCRLCDETATNPNPERLLFNFPLDSVPYTCADAEADIRASAVLNPIEQGCSPSLVNFETGFDVVEFCCFNGDFPAIANITNCDSASVITALPFTVSGNTGDATAEVNAQAESCGLLNYGEHQGEWYTYTANANGCVTGRTSGNLNSILFVYSGECSDLMCVAMNDDVFLSVSGSEVTFDTVAGTRYFFMVTGSSSDDVDTYTFEISQIAGNCPSPTGGKLCPVCPDGRDPDHTAFYDDGLLCIDAASEFGVVDRDSQDCVLFQTIGASICGCPVVATDTCKLCPNGEDVPAVAADKSIPDALTTCSQLNDVAGASTCGNVTAGIANFCECPSSSPICSLCGASSTMFNPDLVLLEDENYTCGNANEDTQYYYLWYPLDPLYYDFWYPLETEGCNPSTVVSFIDSGINVIDYCCNGGPLTGTVGPTATDSPAAAPTASSDVPTTDSGSSSTPQSTSSYVAVSFRGGIVTASLSLLCLFVS